In Gossypium hirsutum isolate 1008001.06 chromosome A10, Gossypium_hirsutum_v2.1, whole genome shotgun sequence, the DNA window aaaaaatacagGATAGAACAGGGCAGAACAATTACCATATCCAAATCCATGCCCAAAGAAGATTGAAAATTCCTAGTCCTAGACAATGTCACTTGCAGTTGATCCAAAACTTGACTCCTTAACCATGGCAGTCTATCAGTAGGGAAACGAGCAATCCAATTAGAAGAATCCTGAAAAGTCGGGAATGGAGACTGGGTACGATAATGCCTTGTTGAGCCTATCTGCACAAGTGGGAAATAATAATATTACAGAGAGGCACTTATACAAATCCAAAAAGAGAAGCATCCATTTCATAGTTTACGAGCCATCATTTACCATCTAAAGTACATAAAACAGGGTACAAAAAGGATAAAGCAATACATTTCTTTTATGCTAGACAAAAAAGAGAAAACTTGACTAAATATTAGCATATTTCATGATTCTATTGTCTGATAAATACAAATATACAATTCTACAAAAAAAGTCTCTGCACTCAAGTTGAATAGCTTAAATGAAATAtactatttattaatattatgccctttttaaaattagaaatatacAATCCTGCAGCAACAAGAAGTGCATTCATCAAGTTGGACCTctacctttttaaaaaaataaccatAGCTGCTAAAGCATCCAAATAATGATTCTGAGCTGACAGGCTTTCTAGCATATACAACCTCTTTCATATtctttcaaataaatttattatttttcaacttTAAATAAGGCTTCCAATAGATATAGAGTACACGAGGAGTATAACAAATTCCCAAAGTTATTGAATTTACCAGTTTCAAAACATTATTAGGTCCAACAACCAAGCTAGACAAGGGGGATCAGCCCTCCCCACTTTCCTCTATCCCTTGTGATAGCAGGATTTGATTCCAATTCCTGGGTACAACAAACATGGACACCTAAGTTAGCACTAATAacgtcaaaataaaaaaatacatgtgtTCACAAGCTTGAACAAAAAAGTTCAAATCAAGATTAAACAAACACAATCGAACATGCAAAAGCTTAAATAATGATGAACTGCAAAATCCCTTGCTGAGTAATAACATCAAGATTTTCATATAAACCTTATCATTTACTGTGCTGAGATTTAGGAACAACATTACTACACCCAAGTTCTTTCTATTTTTACTGGTTTAGACACAAATCTTGCAGCTATCTTAAACCTTCGGCATGAGTGATTTCATGATGCACAAAATGTAGGCTCTCAAGTTATCATcatttaaaaagagaaaaagaaaattaaagctTACTAACATGATCTGGCTTTTGGAGATTCTGAATAGTTGGATGGAGTGTGTGCTCCTCCAGCTGAAGTGCCCATGCAATGTCTCCATCAACCTGTTAAAAGGTTCATAAACATTTAAAGCTAATGCATGTAAATAAACAAGTCACCACTATTGAAGGGAGAAAGTGtcaaataataacataatcaacCTTGCTATCACCAAATATAAGTACCTCATGATGTAATTGTTCTTGCAGTTCACGGGCCAACATTTCATCTGCTTCAATTTGTCTTGCCCTATACTCGGAGTCCTCATCATTTCCATTCTCCATATTATTGGAATTTTCCCCACTAATTTCAGATGACTCGTAAAGATCCAACACATCCAGATGTTTGCCATTAATTCTAGATGAACTTGAACTAGATGACTTCCTAGATGAACCAAGAAACACAATGTCTGTCATTAGGAATGACCCTAGCACTTTCATCACTATTTCTTGAGTTTAATGCATGTTGTGTTTGCCTTTTAGGCAGCATGTTTTTTGCATGAGAAGGTTCACTTATGCAGTTGAATTTTGAGACAATCATAGGAGCTGTTTTAGTTGCATCATGATTTTCTGGACCATCACATACAGTCCTGTTCTTTTATCCACTAGCATTATCTCTTTTCACAactatattttcattttgttgACTCACTTGGCATCGTACATTATTAAATCTGCTAAAATGATGTCCAAATGTCTGATCTGCATTATGTGAGCAGTAATGTGTGCTTCTCCAGCCACCTTTTCCTTCAAAGCATGCATCTCTATTTGAATcaccaaaaccactatttcttgAGTTCAATACA includes these proteins:
- the LOC107897844 gene encoding probable E3 ubiquitin-protein ligase RHY1A isoform X6; protein product: MHALKEKVAGEAHITAHIMQIRHLDIILADLIMKSSSSSSSRINGKHLDVLDLYESSEISGENSNNMENGNDEDSEYRARQIEADEMLARELQEQLHHEVDGDIAWALQLEEHTLHPTIQNLQKPDHIGSTRHYRTQSPFPTFQDSSNWIARFPTDRLPWLRSQVLDQLQVTLSRTRNFQSSLGMDLDMRLDILEAMEAVIGDADGMGMASQIFQVQHDFNVNDYEMLLALDDNNHQYGGASINQINSLPLSKVQTNNFEEACAVCLETPAIGDTIRHLPCLHKFHKDCIDPWLSRKKSCPVCKSSIT
- the LOC107897844 gene encoding probable E3 ubiquitin-protein ligase RHY1A isoform X5, with translation MHALKEKVAGEAHITAHIMQIRHLDIILADLIMYDAKKSSSSSSSRINGKHLDVLDLYESSEISGENSNNMENGNDEDSEYRARQIEADEMLARELQEQLHHEVDGDIAWALQLEEHTLHPTIQNLQKPDHIGSTRHYRTQSPFPTFQDSSNWIARFPTDRLPWLRSQVLDQLQVTLSRTRNFQSSLGMDLDMRLDILEAMEAVIGDADGMGMASQIFQVQHDFNVNDYEMLLALDDNNHQYGGASINQINSLPLSKVQTNNFEEACAVCLETPAIGDTIRHLPCLHKFHKDCIDPWLSRKKSCPVCKSSIT